The proteins below are encoded in one region of Pseudophryne corroboree isolate aPseCor3 chromosome 8, aPseCor3.hap2, whole genome shotgun sequence:
- the LOC134949803 gene encoding paraneoplastic antigen Ma1 homolog, which translates to MTEMLFLFGIKQPRIADKQFRESGEMSAVLITTSHDLESELLPKVVAVRSNAERRWKILWPEKDSSERAAEPLMVGDMSYSASGDPSAAVGEGSQSQGLEEKIGNQLEVIANKVVHQLERWHYEGSYRRLRLFSGILPVPVGEESYEAWRETAIQQSEEWHCPDHIKKQRIVESLRGPAMGIIQATRKSNPEAAVADYFQALDYTYWILEDVGDLVARFHHTYQETGEKLSQYVYRLDKLIHKIIDKGGLAPAEANSSRLKQLIRGALTTDPVAQRLRCTALLLGSPTHNDLIKEITQEEALIATREKTHAKAVKVVVPSPEAQGSREDKLVSMVMEQNKKIDQLILALNQRVVLSNVTSK; encoded by the coding sequence ATGACAGAGATGCTATTTCTTTTTGGGATAAAGCAACCACGGATTGCTGATAAACAGTTTAGAGAAAGTGGAGAGATGAGTGCTGTATTAATAACTACTAGTCATGATTTAGAGTCTGAGTTGCTTCCAAAAGTGGTGGCTGTGAGGTCTAACGCTGAGCGCAGGTGGAAAATTTTATGGCCTGAAAAGGACAGCAGTGAAAGGGCTGCTGAACCATTAATGGTGGGTGACATGTCTTATTCAGCTAGTGGAGATCCCTCTGCAGCTGTGGGAGAAGGTAGTCAATCTCAGGGCCTTGAGGAAAAGATAGGGAATCAGTTAGAGGTTATAGCTAATAAAGTAGTACATCAATTAGAACGGTGGCACTATGAGGGTAGCTATAGGCGATTGAGGCTTTTTTCGGGAATACTTCCTGTGCCTGTAGGCGAGGAATCTTATGAGGCGTGGAGAGAGACAGCCATACAACAGTCTGAGGAGTGGCATTGTCCTGATCATATAAAGAAACAAAGAATAGTGGAAAGTCTACGGGGACCCGCTATGGGAATTATTCAGGCTACTAGAAAAAGTAATCCCGAAGCTGCGGTAGCTGACTACTTCCAGGCCTTAGATTACACATATTGGATATTGGAGGATGTAGGTGATTTGGTTGCCAGATTTCACCATACCTATCAGGAGACAGGGGAAAAGTTATCGCAGTATGTGTATAGACTAGATAAATTAATCCATAAAATTATAGATAAAGGAGGGTTAGCTCCTGCTGAAGCTAATAGCAGCCGATTGAAACAGTTAATTAGGGGAGCGTTAACAACTGACCCTGTAGCTCAACGGTTGCGTTGTACAGCTTTATTATTAGGAAGTCCTACCCATAATGATTTAATTAAGGAGATTACTCAGGAGGAAGCTTTAATTGCTACTAGAGAAAAGACTCATGCCAAGGCTGTAAAAGTGGTGGTACCCTCCCCTGAGGCCCAAGGGTCACGGGAGGATAAGTTAGTTTCCATGGTAATggaacaaaacaagaaaatagaCCAGCTTATACTTGCCCTAAATCAAAGGGTGGTACTCTCCAACGTTACCTCCAAGTAA